In one Eulemur rufifrons isolate Redbay chromosome 14, OSU_ERuf_1, whole genome shotgun sequence genomic region, the following are encoded:
- the FOXL3 gene encoding forkhead box L3, producing the protein MFDSSQYPYNCFNYDADDYPAGSSDEEKRLTRPAYSYIALIAMAIQQSPAGRVTLSGIYDFIMRKFPYYRANQRAWQNSIRHNLSLNSCFVKVSRTEGHEKGKGNYWTFAGGCESLLDLFENGNYRRRRRRRGPKREGTRGTCAGGAEGPQGPSGPTAARGSPAPDGAGVAGPREPAASPASPGKAHPRDIKFSIDYILSAPGPSLGQTPEGRHPWLQAPQVNLHLWTV; encoded by the exons ATGTTTGACAGCTCACAGTATCCCTACAATTGCTTCAATTACGATGCCGACGACTACCCTGCTGGCAGCTCCGACGAGGAAAAGCGGCTCACGCGGCCGGCGTACAG CTACATCGCCTTGATCGCCATGGCCATTCAGCAGAGCCCGGCGGGCAGGGTGACCCTGTCGGGCATCTACGACTTCATCATGCGCAAGTTTCCCTATTACCGCGCCAACCAGCGCGCCTGGCAGAACTCCATCCGCCACAACCTGTCCCTCAACAGCTGCTTCGTCAAG GTGTCACGGACCGAGGGCCACGAGAAGGGCAAAGGCAACTACTGGACGTTCGCGGGCGGCTGCGAGTCGCTGCTGGACCTTTTCGAGAACGGCAACTACCGGcggaggaggcggcggcgcggCCCCAAACGGGAGGGGACGCGGGGCACGTGCGCTGGGGGCGCCGAGGGTCCCCAGGGTCCGTCCGGGCCGACTGCTGCGCGGGGGTCCCCAGCCCCAGACGGCGCGGGAGTGGCCGGTCCCCGAGAGCCTGCAGCCAGCCCGGCCAGCCCGGGGAAGGCGCATCCCAGGGACATCAAGTTCAGCATCGACTACATCCTctccgcgcccggcccctctctGGGGCAGACACCCGAGGGCAGACACCCCTGGCTGCAGGCCCCGCAAGTGAACCTCCACTTGTGGACAGTGTGA